From a region of the Rhipicephalus microplus isolate Deutch F79 chromosome X, USDA_Rmic, whole genome shotgun sequence genome:
- the LOC142775709 gene encoding uncharacterized protein LOC142775709, giving the protein MRSLRNPILLFVQLVAWFGTLPPRANPARANYSSPVLLAAPIWMNTPLRHLPLSDGGILSIVTWSTTLRATAATQEHIKTTEFSCSFSGHGGAATMRSLRNPILLFVQLVAWFGTLPPRANPARANYSSPVLLAAPIWMNTPLRHLPLSDGGILSIVTWSTTLRATAATQEHIKTTEFSCSFSGHGGAATMRSLRNPILLFVQSLQTSTLPSDWKTGKVVPVHKSAI; this is encoded by the exons ATGCGGTCGCTCAGAAATccgattttgctttttgtgcagttAGTCGCCTGGTTTGGAACATTACCACCGCGTGCGAATCCAGCGCGTGCCAACTACTCTTCACCGGTGTTGCTGGCGGCCCCGATCTGGATGAACACGCCCCTGCGTCATCTGCCACTATCTGACGGTGGCATCCTTTCCATCGTCACCTGGTCCACAACACTGCGGGCGACTGCAGCGACGCAAGAGCATATAAAGACCACGGAATTCTCCtgttccttcagtgggcacggtggagcggcaacgatgcggtcgctcagaaatccgattttgctttttgtgcagttAGTCGCCTGGTTTGGAACATTACCACCGCGTGCGAATCCAGCGCGTGCCAACTACTCTTCACCGGTGTTGCTGGCGGCCCCGATCTGGATGAACACGCCCCTGCGTCATCTGCCACTATCTGACGGTGGCATCCTTTCCATCGTCACCTGGTCCACAACACTGCGGGCGACTGCAGCGACGCAAGAGCATATAAAGACCACGGAATTCTCCtgttccttcagtgggcacggtggagcggcaacgatgcggtcgctcagaaatccgattttgctttttgtgcag TCATTACAGACGTCCACACTGCCATCTGACTGGAAGACTGGGAAGGTGGTCCCTGTGCATAAATCTG CCATTTGA